One window from the genome of Cryptomeria japonica chromosome 6, Sugi_1.0, whole genome shotgun sequence encodes:
- the LOC131064188 gene encoding uncharacterized protein LOC131064188: MSSIQVPELYRQNILEEKLEIGKSRLEQTENHCRKQLPMSHNLGVSVNGVENHPHLGQVDIESGKCLSSQEQEGVSFKSGSGIMSSIQVPELYRQNILQEELEIGKSRKEQTESHFMKQLSMSHNLGVSINGDEIHPHLGQVEIESGKCISSQEQEEVPVKSSSCKAFSIRSYVTNIRETDISKCWPFPLHLLQRRMGKHTVPILPLLEVPTFRYWQCLDCLVSEFNLDSFNEIKNDQQQLDNLMNAMPINGDAKFPIELSENEHEDSGNDMENRHLSRKAGNDLEEDEARIKVAECMEIGERSGDASVENHKEIHHSEERVTSHGTVKELTLKNVPDGDNLYSKYEIIACNATVWPTDSEETSSAKHSLSGKDDDQVLSNCTSQLRAETNISNFTEKEDHINYMHCTVNKAAMYELDENAFYEENFENRTEEEPMEALISSIEGDNTLASSIVANLDEEGCATEVDNDGIPPIVKKYSSKRQKGKVKLLKKRLISDLIAVVPNKQLSCNEENWKSKLKHMSRRGKIEMLKISKASLHNSQEFKAQAEPNLEFVDDKRKLQCQDISCQSLPPEKSVKEERRVIKRRFGSKKLGSPQKELLSKVFKKKVPEEELVHNGLQKKPASHLEDDLLNDLAHFMAKNQFERHATAPRTHNRKKTGFLKDSLAQNKEAEDGNCFLIENKSDDPIQFDNDQSLKDKLVKGTDASTKHAAVDGEVHLLIEDCKKINQVQESGKHDKQETSGQTVETDVNLDAVVGISSSLNHHGCKNTEKVDKTLKRDASGQSVTTGNDIMIKDQRNSGFGTLQSKSIVHPGKLFKSNHDDSTKHVTVDSETRFLTEDGKKINQVPESGKHEKQKTTGQDKEEYSDFFTLQKKSIEHLGKLFKSDCDDSAKHVTVDSEIHLLVEESKKINQVQQSGKHEKQKTSGQDKEAHVEDTVIGISSSSDHHTCQNTEAVDRNVKATSSYQSVCDEGTGNDAIIKAQKNNGSCILKNQSIEHLGKPLKSNHDQLSNIEQCSASLDAAVHGLSSTSFEGRGNGLDESVPSNACRDDIQSHNNGSEKPVPKNPCNETCLNTLQTVAETKKTKVGDRHRITVPALGTGRHCTENKEVKQVQLDGRTAPPIVPPLFQFDAPGNPLKSNHDQPSIIEQSNTSLDASIYDFSATSFEVYDDGLDESAPHNSHNDDLHNHNDGSEQAVPKSTCKNTSLITSQTVEMTKKTEVGDRQRIAVLALGKNCAQNMDVKQVQADSGKAAPVVLPPFQSNVPGETSKSNGNQMSPIEQSNASLDASFHGFSATGFECYDDGLDQSVPSNSCKDTLHSQNIDSEHSVPKSACKDTSLNTYNSVAVTTSAQINAAVPVQPDLSLHYQSRMINPNLITDVENSTNSNLKAPQMYHTESYLKGNRDYTSFYTGCNPLLSGPQPTIGENFITNLSLSSTEREFMCEGSIGIVKQRKGQICQKQGTCETPPIRTFPVLSSNGQQPLKLLNGFPDFSMEHKPSNEIGFQPSIDCNLPCNITNTTSLGADPMTNADKQQPLRSPIILSFSQGNKLDTQTTLSRECFDQSKFELLSYIEKRIQHYCSGKAPKRIATQKAEKGPQDEDFQIAASQDPNFCSINKNVVEHIGLKDSLTKKRKVGNKQRIAVLALSADRHSTQNNEAKQVQPDSSTTPAIVLPLFQSKALETVMKISDGQSCRSEMLVEGSHGYTYHQSIFPGENMSTILENPDKQIPKRRKISKGKQAQIESQSLEVAAVALSETNFRKEKVNSQLKVTVRNNKLSDSACLKNRRHTYGSVLSQKHANKVEIEATKTNRKLKVQSHSIQTETCAMDNHTSPDDNPSAQELSSVANQFAGFKHVLKPIAHDTPQYLPVPPVPFIADKNDEAAEASLKFSKMNMIDSKKKLKVKSQLPAIHNSYNLQAIGNYIKWGKYSVELPSSQAQPSKNGAGMSFQPKIDQNGNTNIGIPYHTSSGNINILNPVCSGVSIMPGLLKPLGMSEQQALLCQIQEYLDKPKLHVSSFTHADKPLSTSIDSSSNKT, from the exons ATGTCTTCTATTCAGGTGCCAGAATTATACAGACAAAATATATTGGAGGAGAAGCTTGAAATTGGGAAGTCTAGGTTAGAACAAACGGAGAATCATTGTAGGAAGCAACTGCCCATGAGCCACAATCTAGGGGTATCTGTTAATGGGGTTGAAAATCATCCTCATCTTGGGCAGGTCGACATTGAAAGTGGAAAATGTTTATCATCCCAAGAGCAAGAAGGAGTTTCATTTAAAAGTGGGTCTGGTATAATGTCTTCTATTCAGGTGCCAGAATTATACAGACAAAATATATTGCAGGAGGAGCTTGAAATTGGGAAGTCCAGGAAAGAACAAACGGAGAGTCATTTTATGAAGCAACTGTCCATGAGCCACAATCTAGGGGTATCTATTAATGGGGATGAAATTCATCCTCATCTTGGGCAGGTCGAAATTGAAAGTGGAAAATGTATATCATCCCAAGAGCAAGAAGAAGTTCCAGTTAAAAGTTCATCTTGCAAGGCCTTTTCTATCAG AAGCTATGTGACAAATATTCGAGAAACAGATATAAGTAAATGCTGGCCTTTTCCTCTGCATTTACTGCAAAGAAGAATGGGGAAACACACAGTCCCTATACTTCCCCTTCTTGAAGTTCCTACATTCAGATATTGGCAATGCTTAGATTGTCTTGTTAGTGAATTTAACTTGGATAGCTTCAATGAAATAAAGAATGATCAGCAGCAGCTAGATAACTTGATGAATGCCATGCCTATAAATGGTGATGCAAAATTTCCAATTGAACTATCTGAAAATGAACATGAAGATTCAGGCAATGACATGGAGAATCGTCATTTGAGTAGAAAGGCAGGTAATGATCTAGAGGAAGATGAAGCAAGAATTAAAGTGGCAGAGTGTATGGAAATAGGTGAAAGATCAGGGGATGCCAGTGTTgaaaatcataaagaaattcacCACAGTGAAGAAAGAGTTACATCGCATGGCACAGTTAAGGAGTTGACATTAAAGAATGTGCCAGATGGCGATAATTTGTATTCTAAATATGAAATTATCGCCTGTAATGCAACTGTGTGGCCAACAGACTCTGAAGAGACTTCCAGTGCAAAACACAGTTTATCTGGCAAGGATGATGATCAAGTTCTTTCCAATTGCACGAGTCAATTAAGAGCTGAAACAAATATCTCAAATTTTACAGAGAAGGAAGACCATATTAATTATATGCACTGCACAGTGAACAAAGCAGCTATGTATGAGTTAGATGAAAATGCCTTTTAcgaagaaaattttgaaaatagaactgAAGAGGAGCCAATGGAGGCATTGATAAGCAGTATTGAAGGAGATAATACATTAGCATCATCCATTGTGGCCAATTTGGATGAGGAAGGCTGTGCTACTGAGGTGGACAATGATGGCATCCCTCCCATTGTAAAGAAATACAGTTCAAAAAGACAAAAGGGTAAAGTGAAATTACTTAAAAAACGCTTAATATCAGATCTTATTGCTGTTGTTCCAAATAAACAGTTGAGCTGCAATGAAGAAAACTGGAAATCTAAATTGAAGCATATGTCAAGGAGAGGAAAGATTGAGATGCTGAAAATCTCAAAAGCTTCACTACATAACTCACAAGAATTCAAGGCTCAAGCTGAACCAAACCTAGAATTTGTGGATGATAAGAGGAAACTACAGTGCCAAGACATTTCATGTCAATCTTTACCACCAGAGAAGTCTGTAAAA GAAGAAAGAAGAGTTATCAAAAGACGTTTTGGCTCAAAAAAGCTTGGAAGCCCTCAAAAGGAACTGCTTTCAAAGGTTTTTAAAAAGAAAGTACCTGAGGAAGAGCTTGTGCACAATGGATTACAGAAAAAACCAGCTTCACATCTAGAAGATGATTTACTCAATGATTTGGCACATTTTATGGCTAAAAATCAATTTGAACGACATGCAACAGCACCAAGAACTCACAATCGTAAAAAAACTGGGTTTCTCAAAGATTCATTGGCTCAGAATAAAGAAGCTGAAGATGGTAATTGTTTTCTGATAGAAAATAAGTCCGATGATCCAATTCAGTTTGACAATGATCAGAGTTTGAAGGATAAGTTGGTAAAAGGGACGGATGCTTCAACTAAACACGCTGCAGTGGATGGTGAAGTTCATCTTCTTATAGAAGATTGCAAGAAGATTAACCAAGTCCAAGAATCTGGTAAGCATGATAAACAGGAGACATCAGGACAGACTGTGGAAACAGATGTGAATCTGGATGCTGTGGTTGGTATTTCTTCAAGTTTGAATCATCATGGTTGCAAGAATACCGAGAAAGTTGATAAAACCCTTAAAAGAGATGCAAGTGGTCAGTCAGTCACCACCGGTAATGACATCATGATAAAAGATCAGAGAAACAGTGGCTTCGGTACTCTTCAATCGAAATCAATTGTGCATCCAGGAAAGCTCTTTAAATCAAATCATGATGATTCAACTAAGCATGTCACAGTGGATAGTGAAACTCGTTTTCTCACAGAAGATGGCAAGAAGATTAATCAAGTACCAGAGTCTGGTAAGCATGAGAAACAGAAGACAACAGGACAAGATAAGGAAGAGTACAGTGATTTCTTTACTCTTCAAAAGAAATCAATTGAGCATCTAGGAAAGCTCTTTAAATCAGATTGTGATGATTCAGCTAAGCATGTCACAGTGGATAGTGAGATCCATCTTCTCGTAGAAGAAAGCAAGAAGATTAATCAAGTACAACAGTCTGGTAAGCATGAGAAACAGAAGACATCAGGACAAGATAAGGAAGCGCATGTGGAAGATACTGTGATTGGTATTTCTTCAAGCTCAGATCATCATACTTGCCAGAACACAGAAGCAGTTGATAGAAACGTGAAAGCCACTTCAAGTTATCAGTCAGTCTGTGACGAAGGAACTGGTAATGATGCTATTATAAAAGCTCAGAAAAACAATGGCTCCTGTATTTTAAAAAACCAATCAATTGAGCATCTAGGAAAGCCCCttaaatcaaatcatgatcaactGTCTAATATTGAGCAATGCAGTGCTTCTTTGGATGCTGCAGTTCATGGCCTTTCATCGACTAGTTTTGAGGGTCGTGGCAATGGCTTGGATGAATCTGTGCCCTCCAATGCTTGTAGAGATGATATCCAAAGTCATAACAATGGTTCAGAGAAGCCTGTGCCCAAGAATCCATGCAATGAAACTTGTTTAAACACTTTGCAAACAGTTGCAGAGACAAAGAAAACGAAAGTTGGGGACAGGCACAGAATCACTGTCCCTGCATTGGGAACAGGCAGACATTGTAcagaaaacaaagaagtcaagCAGGTCCAACTGGATGGTAGAACAGCTCCACCAATTGTACCACCTCTTTTTCAATTTGATGCTCCTGGTAATCCcctcaaatcaaatcatgatcaaccATCTATTATTGAGCAAAGTAATACTTCTTTGGATGCATCAATTTATGACTTTTCAGCTACTAGTTTTGAAGTTTATGATGATGGATTGGATGAATCTGCACCCCACAACTCTCACAATGATGATCTCCACAATCATAACGATGGCTCAGAACAGGCTGTTCCCAAGAGTACATGTAAAAACACTTCTTTAATCACTTCCCAAACTGTTGAAATGACAAAGAAAACGGAAGTTGGGGACAGGCAGAGAATTGCTGTGCTTGCATTAGGTAAGAATTGTGCACAAAATATGGATGTTAAGCAGGTCCAAGCAGATAGTGGCAAAGCTGCACCAGTTGTGCTGCCACCTTTTCAGTCTAATGTTCCTGGAGAGACCTCCAAATCAAATGGAAATCAAATGTCTCCTATTGAGCAAAGCAATGCATCTTTGGATGCTTCATTTCATGGCTTTTCAGCTACTGGTTTTGAGTGTTACGACGATGGCTTGGATCAATCTGTCCCCTCCAATTCTTGCAAAGACACTCTCCACAGTCAGAACATTGACTCGGAACACTCTGTGCCCAAGAGTGCATGCAAAGACACTTCTTTAAACACTTATAATTCTGTTGCAGTAACCACTTCTGCCCAAATAAATGCAGCTGTACCAGTCCAACCTGATTTATCTCTTCATTACCAAAGCAGGATGATAAATCCAAATCTGATCACAGATGTTGAAAATTCAACAAATTCAAACTTAAAAGCTCCTCAAATGTACCATACAGAGAGTTATCTAAAAGGGAACAGAGATTATACTTCATTTTATACAGGATGCAATCCACTGTTAAGTGGGCCTCAGCCAACCATAGGAGAGAACTTCATCACTAACCTATCGTTGAGCTCAACTGAAAGAGAATTCATGTGTGAGGGTTCGATAGGAATTGTGAAACAAAGAAAGGGCCAG ATCTGCCAAAAACAGGGAACTTGTGAGACACCGCCTATTAGAACCTTTCCAGTATTGAGCAGTAATGGACAGCAACCACTGAAATTACTGAATGGTTTTCCTG ATTTTTCTATGGAACATAAGCCATCAAACGAAATTGGCTTTCAACCTTCGATTGATTGCAATCTGCCATGCAATATCACAAATACTACAAGTTTGGGTGCAGACCCAATGACCAATGCTGACAAGCAACAGCCTTTAAGATCACCAATTATTTTAAGCTTTTCTCAAG GAAACAAGTTAGATACACAGACTACACTATCTCGAGAGTGCTTTGATCAGAGCAAGTTTGAACTCCTGTCATACATAgaaaagagaattcaacattactgTTCCGGTAAAGCTCCTAAAAGAATTGCAACTCAAAAGGCTGAAAAAGGCCCTCAGGATGAAGACTTCCAGATTGCTGCTTCCCAGGATCCCAATTTCTGTAGCATAAATAAGAATGTAGTTGAACATATAGGCTTGAAAGATAGTCTGACAAAGAAAAGGAAAGTTGGGAATAAGCAGAGAATCGCTGTGCTTGCATTGAGTGCAGACAGACATTCTACACAAAATAATGAAGCTAAGCAGGTTCAACCAGATAGTAGCACAACTCCGGCAATTGTACTACCTCTTTTTCAATCTAAAGCTCTGGAAACAGTAATGAAGATTTCAGATGGACAAAGTTGTAGAAGTGAAATGTTAGTAGAAGGGAGCCATGGTTATACCTACCATCAATCTATTTTTCCAGGAGAAAATATGAGCACTATTTTGGAGAACCCAGATAAACAGATTCCAAAAAGGCGGAAGATCAGCAAAGGTAAACAGGCTCAAATAGAAAGTCAATCCTTAGAAGTGGCTGCTGTTGCTCTTTCTGAGACAAATTTCCGAAAAGAAAAAGTAAACTCGCAATTGAAGGTAACAGTGAGGAACAACAAATTATCGGATTCTGCTTGTCTGAAAAATAGAAGGCATACATATGGGTCTGTTTTAAGCCAAAAGCACGCAAATAAAGTAGAAATAGAAGCGACAAAAACCAACAGGAAACTCAAAGTGCAGTCTCATTCCATACAAACTGAGACATGTGCTATGGACAATCACACAAGTCCAGATGATAATCCATCTGCACAAGAGCTGTCTTCAGTTGCAAACCAGTTTGCAGGTTTCAAGCATGTGCTGAAACCAATAGCACATGATACTCCGCAATATCTTCCTGTTCCACCTGTCCCCTTTATAGCAGATAAAAATGATGAGGCAGCGGAAGCAAGTCTGAAATTTTCAAAGATGAACATGATAGATTCAAAAAAGAAGCTAAAAGTAAAAAGCCAACTCCCCGCGATACATAACTCTTATAACCTTCAAGCTATAGGCAATTACATAAAATGGGGAAAATACAGCGTTGAGCTGCCATCATCGCAAGCTCAACCTTCAAAAAATGGTGCAGGCATGTCATTTCAGCCTAAAATAGATCAAAATG GGAATACTAACATTGGTATTCCATACCATACAAGCAGTGGAAATATCAACATTCTTAATCCAGTATGTTCAGGTGTAAGCATTATGCCGGGCCTATTGAAACCATTGGGAATGTCCGAACAACAGGCATTGTTGTGTCAAATACAGGAGTATCTTGACAAGCCAAAACTTCATGTCTCCTCATTTACTCATGCAGATAAGCCACTTTCTACTTCCATCGATTCTTCATCTAACAAAACTTGA